ATTCTGTGTGTGGAAGGCAGACAGATAATTCTGCTGCCTTCCTGGACCATGCCAATCATGTCCCCATAGTGTTTGATCAGATCAACTAACACGTCTTTGTGGAGCCACggcctatgtgtgtgcatgcctgtatcTCATAATTGGCTTTTGGTATTGTAGTTATTTTTCTCTGCCTTGAAAAGGGTAACAGAATAAGCAACTTCTAGAAGACTAGAAGTTGTagggacagacagaatgagatCAGAGAGTTTCTGGATTTAGCCAATCACGGGCAAAAACAAACCATTTAGGTTTTAGAATTTTGTTTACTTACAGTGTTTAAGAAAGCTAATCACAGGATGTTGTCTGACTGTCGGTGACTGAAATTGCAGAGGGGAGCAATTGTATGTCAGTTCAACTGTCAGCTCCCAGTGGCATTGATGTTATTTTCTAcctctcttaaaatctttctatccaagccgggcatggtggcacacgcctttaatcccagcacttaggggggcagaggtaggaggatcgccatgagttcgtacgtagtcaccctgagactacatagtgaattccaggagtcagcctgggccagagtaagaaactacctcaaaaaacaaacaaccaaaaaaatttcTGTCCTCGTGGGACTATAACTGACTATAGAAACTTGGGGTTGCGCACTATGTTACGGCAGCCTTCTGGGGAGAGCAGCCTTCAGCTCAGTTCCCCATACCTTGATTCGTCTCTCCTTCCCAGTCGCGCTGTCTAGGAAAGAGTTAGTCTTTCGCTGAAAGTAGATGGAATGGTACCtatttttatgcttttaattagcaataaaaaatgaaacaaacaaaaacaacgtTCTTACTTGAATTCGCATAGCTACCTGCTGAGCTTTGGTGTGCGTGTGCCACCCAGGCCTCCCTAACACCTGGAGAGGTGTCCATGTTAGTTGATGACACATTATTAcatgcaaagaaacaaaaaaaaaaaggcctgactTGCCTCGTATCTCTGTCTATTTCCCACAGGCATTCAACTCAGAAACAGACAGTTTCAAGCTGGCCTACGGAGGGCACCAGTATCATGCCAGCTGTGCCAACTTCTGGATCAACTGTGTTGAACCCAAGCCTCCTGGCCTCATCCTGCCTGATTTGCTATGAAAAGCTCCCATGGGAAGcatcagctgattttttttttttctgtcatgttCCCTGGGGTGGCAGGGATCAATAAACAGAATGAGTACTGCAAGGTTTCCCTTCCATGAATCTATCTGAAGAATTCCCCAAGAGGTAGGGTGGAAAATGCAGTCAAGTTTCCCAGTGGACCCCCTCCTTTGTCCTAAGTTCCACTGCCTACCTTTGGGACTTGAAATTGTCACCCAAACTGTATGTGGCACCAGCCATTGGATCACttatctctcgctctctctttcttggattttgttattttgtttgtttttgagatagggtcttaaaTACATaggcctggctgaccttgaactttcagtgatcttcctgcctctgactcccaagcaAAGGGATACACAGCTTTCTGTAAGGAATAATTTATTGCTGCAATGCTGGAACTGTGAAGAATTACCATTTGAAGAAAATTAGTTCATTATTATAGAACTAGAATCAGTAAGACTTTGGAGCCAGTGCTTGCTTATGTCTAGAGCATAAATGTCCTGTGAAGTACAGTGCATGTCTCTGCATTCTATTTGTAAGTgtctgaaatgaataaaaaggagaaatggtGATCACCCTGATGCTCTGCCTTGATAAAGCAAAAGCAGTgagggcacatgtgccacctactgTCACCACTCAACCTCACTCaacctcttctcttttcctcaaaCCGTCAACTCCCAAGGAGATTCTCCCATGCCATGGCCAGGCCTTTCGCAGTGGAGGAGCTCCACACCCCATGTATCCATATCCATCTCCTCGTCTCCTTTGGAGCCTTTGTCTCATACTAAAAGTGTCACAAAGCATAGTGTTGTTCCAGAAAAGATCTGGAAAGGCTGCACATGATATCACATTGCAGTGACCTCTTTCCATGCTTCCTAAGATGACTGCATAAGGACCAGCACTGCAGGATTTTGCAGCATCCATGAGGGAAGCCTGACAATGACCCCAGGGCAGACAGTGGAGCTCTCGGCCTGTGTTCACCAAACTCATGGGAGGAAGCTGTTGAGTTTTAGAGGGAAAAGTTTCATGCTGTCTGGTGTAGGAATGCATAAAATACAGGAAACAAATGTAAACTGGTTAAGGAGTGTCATTCCTAGGAAAACCAGACCAGTCTCCGACCACCTGTTTCCCTGACTTGTTGGTTTTGTGCCTTATGAAAGGATTTCGAATCTTATGACCTCCGCGCTCTGACCTAATCTAAATAGTTGCTTTGTTTAAGTGCTGCTTTTACATAATTCATTATTTTCCCCTTTCAGGACAAACTTGAGAGCATTCTGTGTTGTTCCATCATCCACCTATACATTTTCTCCTAGGAAGGCGGAGGTCATTAACTGTTGATGCAACCTCACCTCATTGTCCACCCGAGCTCACAGAGAATTGTTGCTGCAATGAGTCTGTTTTTCTCATTTGCTCTAGGTGACATCATCCCCAGCTGCTAATGACCAAAACAGCTGTCGAGTGATTACCACAGCGTTTTTCCCTGTCTAGGGCTAGTGGAGTATAACCACACAAGGGCGCCAGTTTTCAGCAAGCTCTTCCGAGGACAAGCACCAGTGTTCCGCTGCGGCCCGGGACAACAGGCAGGCTTCCAGCCGGTCTTCTAAATCACTCCCGCACAGAACTAGGCAATAGGATCTACAGTAGCAAAATAATGTTTCCCAGGGgctggttaaggcgcatgcctgcgaagcctaaggacctcagtttgattctccgggtcccacgtaagccagatgcacacggtgactcatgcatctagagttctggaatttgtttgcagtggctagaggccctcgaacacccattctcactctctgtctgtctgcctccctctctgtgtctctaataaataaataaaaacaaaatcttaaacaaacaaacaaaaaaaaatagaacgtTTCCCATGCTATCTATTTTGTCACAATGGCCAATGTCAATGACTTTTAAGTGTTTGGTTTCCATTTCAAGATTTATTCCAGAATGCCTCAGGAAACCAGATAAAATTCCTAAGTATAATTACAGCTGCCCTTACCAAGTATGACAGGTTTGATCACTCCTTGGGAGGTAAATTTAGTAAACATGGACAAAAAGCCTTTGTAGTGGAAAGTATTCACTGCTTTTTTGAGTATTTCTCTAATACTTAAAATGTTTAGGTCAGTACCTCCACTAAGGACTTGAGTGTAGATAGCATCttgctgacttttaaaaaaatattttatttgacagaaaaagagggagagacagaacgggtgtggcagggcctccagccgctgcaaacgaactccagacccatgcacccacttgtgcatctggctaacgtaggtcctggggaatccaaccaggatcctttggctttgcaggcaaatgccttaaccgctaagccatccctccagcccattgctgATTTTATTTACATGCATTTATTAAAATGACTCAATATGGCATTCAGCTTCACcttaggtttttcttttgttagCCTAGTGTCCTTGGAAACAGTAACCAAGGTTACCTATTTCCATACTGTGTATTGTGTCAAGCAGCTTCACCCTGCTGTTTAAATGGCGATTAACAAGCACTTTTCTTTTCTGGTGTTGTGCTTTCCCTTTAAAAAGTCTCTTGGTTCATGTGTAATCTGATTTGTGCCTGGACATGCTTGTTATCAAGAGGTTCAAGGTGTATGAGGATGGGACCTGTGCTACTTTTCCTGTGTCCAGTCATTAGTACTCTGtgttgtacattttaaaataatattttgtgttGATACATAGATTTTGAATGtttgacttattttatttatttgacagagagagaatgggcagaccagggcctccagccactgcaaacaaactccagatgcatgcgccaccttgtgcatctggtttatatggatcctggggaagtaAGCCTTgagctgaggtccttaggcttcacaggcgagcgcctaacccctaagccatctctccagcccgacttttattattttttgttcttatttatttaaagatacCTTctgggtgtttttgttgttgttattgtttggttGCTTGGTTGGTTGTTTTCAATTTAATGTATCGTTGAAAAGACTTTtggtagcctttaatcccagtactcaggagacagagggaggagaatttctgtgagtttgaggccacccggagactacatagtaaatttcaggtcagcctgggctagaaagtgagaccttacctcaaaaaaagaaaggaaggaagaaggaagaaagaaagagacttttGGAAAATAAATCTGAAATACTTCTCTGCACTGGGGATCACTATGTAAATTTAACACATTCTAGGTCAAACACCTTTTGTATGTAACTGACTAGTGAattctgacattttcaaagaaatttgCCATTCAGAAGGGACCATGATAGCCTGCTGTAGACCATTGCAACAGAATGCAAGGCAAAGTGTATTTAGCCTGTGTCTTTTCATGTCTAGGTTAGGCAGCATTCTTTGGAAAAGTGTGCACCAAGTAATACTAAAAAGCCTTTTTGTACTAGAGTCCATCCGTGGAAATAAAGCTTAAGTGCTACAACTGTTGGGTGAAAAATGCCACTTTACACTTCTGTAACAAAGTTTCATTGTAACAAAAAGTTAGTTACTTAGTTCCAcatttatatgttaaatatagTGTAAATGGTTTGAAAATATTCACCATGACATCTCTTTGTTTTGTAGCTTGCCTTTATGAAACAGTGAGTGTTTATGGGCTTATAGTAAAATGAGTTCTGTGATGTGGAATTTGGTTGTGTTTGAAAGAATGTGTAGTTTATCTCCTGTTTACATTTTAATAAACAATTGGTCTAATTGCTGTGACTTCCCAGTTATTCTCAGAGTTTGTTCACAAGTGTAGGAGAAGGTCAGGCATGCTACTAGAGTGCTGGTCTTTTCTGCTAGGTTAAGCTttcacataggggctggagagatggcttagcagttaagcgcttgcctgtgaagcctaaggaccctgattggaggctcacttctccaggacccacattagccagatgcacaagggggcgcacgcatctagagttcgtttgcagaggctggatgccctggcacgcccattctctctctctatctgcctcttcctctctgtctgttgctgtcaaataagtaaataaaattaaacaaaaaaaaaaaagatttcacatAGATGCAAGTCACTAAAGTGAACATGGGCCAAGGCACTTGGAATGGTATTGGGCTTCCTAAATGCCAAGGGTTATCATAGTAGTGGTGTTTGCCATGACTGCTGTCAGATTTTCCTTAATTACAAGAATGTCACCAGGTGTCGTCTTCCTATAGTAAGAAGGCCCTTTGTTCAGAGACTGTGTGACCTAAAGCTTGCCTTCATACTAGTATAGCCAGTCTCtggattgttttgttgtttttctaggtagggtcttgctctagcccaggctaacttggaattcactgtgtagtctcagggggacctcaaacagtgatccttcctacctctgcttcctgagtgctgggattaaaagcatacaccactaCATTTGCTCctctctggattttatttgcattgGTTTCTGGTCATGTGCTTTTATTTCCCATAGAAACTTTTTATTTTGCCAGTTTAGATAATGATGCATGTTTGTGGGGGCTCAAGAATACcagaacagccgggcgtggtggcgtacgcctttaatcccagcactcgggaggcagaggtaggaggatcactgtgagttcaaggccaccctgagactacatagtgaattccaggtcagtctgggctacagtgagaccctacctcaaaaaaaaaaaggaataccaGAACAGTGGGGgcccaacacatttgtagatgacaatgtcatgtcacaatgtcaaaaggttggatacctcaggaacaagagaaaggtagagccaagcatggtggcacatgcctgtaattccagcactcgggaggcacaggcaggaggatcgctctgagttcgaggccaccctgagactacatagtgaattccaggtcagcctggactagagtgaaactctaccttgaagaagaaaaaaaataaaaaagaaaaatgtagaattGATAGGAAACATTGTCTTGACCAGGTAACATCTGAAAGGTAAATCTATTAAACTATGTAGCtactgggctgaagaaatgacttagtagttaaaggcgcttgctttcaaagcctgctattAGGGTCAATTCCTcttaatacccacgtaaagccagatgcacaaagtggtggatgcatctggaatctttatgcagtggcaagaggccttggtgtgcccatttgctctgaCACGTTTTCtctcaaaatgtaaaaataatacatatgtgggctggggagatggcttagcggctacggcctttgcctgcgaagccaaaggatcccagttcaattccccaggacccacattagccagatgcacaagggggcgcatgcatctggagttcatttgcagtggctggagaccatggcgcacacattctttctgtctttttctcaaataaataaatattaaaaaataatacatatgtaCCTACTGGCACATTTGTGGCTTCTTGTCAAAACAGGCCAAAAGCAGCTGGGCGtcgtggtacatgcctttaatcccagcattcagaaggcagaagaggattgccatgagttcaaggccaccctgagactacatagttaattctaggtcagcctggaccagagtgagaccctaccaaaaaaaaaaaaaaaaaaggccaaaagctAGATTATTCTATGGACAAATAAGTGACCAGCTACCTAGCAAAGAAAGTCACATGAAGCAGTGCTGTGACTAGCTTTGGTGCCCTTGCCACTCCCAGTGGCCCAGGAGAACAGAGCAAGAAAACTTTGTTGGCCTGTCCTGATACGCTGAAGCAAGGAACTGGGTAACATTTCCAAAGTTAAAGGAAGCCATTGTTACTTGCTTTTGATTATGATGAGGTTTGGTTTGGAGGATTTgcttttgtcaaggtagggtctcactttagcccaggctgacctgtaattcactacgtagttttaggctggcctcaaacttagagcaatcctcctacctctgcctcctaggtgataggattaaagttgtatgccaccatccccagctggttttagagaatttttttttttttttttggaggtagggtctcactctagaccaggatgacctggaattcactatataatctcagagtggccttgaactctcagtgatcttcctacctctaactcccacagtccttggattaaaggcatgtaccaccatgctcagtattttatttatttgagggagaaagcagagagaaaggcagatagaattggcacaccagggcctctagccacatcaaataaactccaggtgccgccaccccgtgcatctggctttatgtgggtactggagaatcaaacccaggtcctcaggctttacaagtttccctataaatatataaaatttgcaagcagaaagagaagagaggcagagaaaatagtcatgccagggcctccagtcactgcaaacaaactccaaatgcatgtaccactgtgcatctggctttatgtggttacaggggaatcaaacctgggtggttaggatttgcaggcaagcacctttaccactgagccatctctccagtccccatggtTTAGAGGATTTGTGTGTGGCACTAGTCAAGCAGAAACACAACTTTTACTAAAAATCTATTTCTTAAATGGAAGACTACTTTGGTACCTAAGAGAAACTGAGCGTCATTTTTTATCAAAGCATATACTCTCCACTGTTCTCCATGTCCCAGCATGTGAGTGATGATGGTAATGCCTACCTACCTGCCTGCAAGGATGAGAGATGCCTGGTTTAGGCAATGTTTATAACTTTCCTGACAGCCATAGGTAGGCAGTTATTGGAAAATATCTTTCACCCACCAACACATTAACATACACACCCTGAAATTATTAGTAAAAGGTTTGCTAAGcagatatatttattaaaaataatgctaATATAACCCTGGGGCACACTGTTTCAAGAGGATCTTTGCAGCAGATTTCATTATAATTACTTATCATCTAAATAACAAAGGTTTGTTTAACTTATAGAGTCACTAAATaataggaaagagaaaggaaaaggaaagggtaGGGCTGATCCAGTAGAGACGGAAGCTGGTATCAGTATCTTCCTAAGCATCATTCTGGTCAGCAGCCTTGGGTAAGGCTCGTCTCTAAAGGCTTCATCACAGCCCAGAGTGATTTCTGCACTGAGCTCCTCCCGCACCTGCCATGGTACCAAAAGGCACAGGAGCCAGAGTAAAGCAGAAACAGTTTATTAAACTGTTCATATTGTTAAAAATGGTTCAAGGCCAGTTCAAGATTTTCATACTCCCTATTTAAAAATGCTAGTTTGAAAAATGTTCCTAGCAATGTATGCATCCCCCTTATGTCCCCACCCTATCtcttaaaataaacttaaacacccAGTGTAAAAACACTGGCAAAAGAATCAAAAGTCAaccatttgaaaagaaagatgaagagggGAGCAGACGGTGTGTAGCAGATGCTGGTACTGCTCAGGGGCTGCTGACGCAGGCTTTGGTGGCATTAAATCCCCCAGTAAGGCATCAGGTGTCGGGACTCTTTCTCATAAACGTCTGGAATTATGCCATAAGGTGTCTGTACCAACTTAACTGTCGACTTCCCAAAGAGCTGGCACTCATAGTCTATCAGCTGCCGCCAGAAGCCCACGTTGGGTCTGATGACAGGCCTCCTGGCTTTCACCCAGCTGTACGCCTCCAGCAGACACACGTTGTAGAACTTCATCAGGTACGCGATGCAGAGGGTGGCCGAGCGGCTCACCCCCGCGGCACAGTGCACCAGCGTAGCCCCGTGCTTCCTGCTCACACTGTGGATCTTGTCGGCCACCATGTCAAAGTACACTTTAATGGGGGCATTAGGAACATCAGCCAGAGGCACCTTAACATATTCAAATTGGGGCCAGTTGAAATTGGGGATCTCGATGGTAGCATTCACAATGCAGGTGATGCCACGTGCCTGGAGGAGGTGCCGGTTGGAGGCCACACTGCCTCGGcccaggaagagagaggaggtgaTTTGAGCGATGCCTCCTATGTCTCCCTCGGAAATCATCCGAGGGGCCATGAGAGTCCGCGGCAGCGTGCTATGACCTCGGGAGCTCATGAAGATGACAGCAATCACACTTGCATCATCGGGAGCAAGACCAGCAGAGAGTTTTGGTGTCCTCCACCAAGAAATTCAAAATCGCAGACTCCTTCCTGCAAGAAATGGGTATTTGTCAGTACTTTAAGTGCTGGTGATATATCACAGCTTCCTACAATGTGTGGAAAAGAGAGAAGGATTAGAAAGTTATTTTCTACAACGGTGCATTCTTTCAAGGATGTAGACAAATCATCTCCTATTGATTAACAAATAGAAAAAGTAGTTTGCTGTGTCAGTATGTAAAATCAATGTAAGACTAAGCTCGctgattaaaaaacaacaaaaccacaaaacTATTTTTAGAAAAGTTAAAGACAGAAACATGCCCCAGCGGCTCCTGAAGAGCAGTCCCACAGAGCCTGGCTCTCATACAGGGAAGGTGTGCTCCTTGCTGCCAAGGAGGAGATCAAGTCAGGAACTGCGCTGGGCATATTCTCCCTTACTCCCATCTCTACAGTGGCCGTAATTTCCTAAAACTGATTCTAGACCAAGGGACCTTACAAAGGTAGAAAAATAATGTCGTGTTAGGTAATGTGTTTAATGAATTGCCTTTATGGATTAAGAAACTGAATTGGACCAGACTCAGAAAAGCCAGATCATCTTAGCTCCTTATTGCTTAAAAACACCCATTTCTCATCACATTTCTGACATGCAAACATATTGGAAATCCAATTAAATTTGGGTAATGTGCTGTGGCATTTTCCATGGAAATAATCCTAGGTGATTTGAAGGTCACAGGTGTGCAtggtcatgcacacacacatggctagaactgaacccaggccctcaaaCATGCTAGATGGGTACTCTACCAAAACTGCAGTCTTGAAGGTCAAAAAAAGTCTATTCCTATCATCAGTCAAGTAAGGCTTTACGACCTGGGTACAATCAAATGATAACTTTATCCTctgctagtttgtttgtttgtttgtttta
This is a stretch of genomic DNA from Jaculus jaculus isolate mJacJac1 chromosome 9, mJacJac1.mat.Y.cur, whole genome shotgun sequence. It encodes these proteins:
- the Dusp14 gene encoding dual specificity protein phosphatase 14, coding for MSSRGHSTLPRTLMAPRMISEGDIGGIAQITSSLFLGRGSVASNRHLLQARGITCIVNATIEIPNFNWPQFEYVKVPLADVPNAPIKVYFDMVADKIHSVSRKHGATLVHCAAGVSRSATLCIAYLMKFYNVCLLEAYSWVKARRPVIRPNVGFWRQLIDYECQLFGKSTVKLVQTPYGIIPDVYEKESRHLMPYWGI